Proteins encoded in a region of the Pseudomonadota bacterium genome:
- a CDS encoding transcriptional regulator gives MTAEAGDDIVSSLDGLDKLLAHRLRLALCVLLARFESMSFSRLKKLTGETDGNLGANLRKLEDVLYLRVKKTHVDRKPVSWYTLTARGRKALRRHLDALAEVIGIVGD, from the coding sequence ATGACGGCTGAAGCGGGGGATGACATCGTCTCGAGCCTGGACGGGCTGGACAAGCTGCTGGCGCACCGCTTGCGTCTGGCTTTGTGCGTGCTGCTGGCGCGTTTCGAATCGATGTCGTTTTCACGACTAAAGAAATTGACCGGCGAGACCGACGGAAATCTTGGCGCCAACCTCCGCAAACTCGAGGATGTGCTTTATCTGCGCGTAAAAAAGACCCATGTCGATCGCAAACCGGTTAGCTGGTATACCCTCACCGCCCGGGGACGCAAGGCGCTAAGGCGTCACCTTGACGCGCTGGCAGAGGTGATCGGTATTGTTGGCGACTAG